The segment TGAGAACGGTTACGACTCCATCAGCATCGTCAAAGACCTGACCTGGGAGGACCTGCAGGAGATCGGGATCACCAAGCTGGGTGAGGACTCTCTGTTCACGCCGTCAGTCACTTCGACTGTTTGCAGCTGTTTGATGGTTGAATTTTCCCTCCCAGGTCACCAGAAGAAGCTGATGCTGGCGGTGAAGAAGCTGTGCGACATCCAGAGGGCGATCCTTCAGGCCGAATCATGCCAGGGCACGCTGCGACGCAAAGGCCCCGGGGCCCTCCACCTGGTCGCCATCGAGCCCCCTGACTCTGCCGGTGAGAGCTCTTCTCCTCACACGCCAAAGATGTCGACTTTCCAGGACAGCGAGCTGagtgcagagctgcagacagcCATGAGCAGCCACTACGGAGACTGCGAGGAAGATTTGTCCATCAAGAGCGTGGTTGGAATGTCCCAGAGTCAGGAGAGCATCGACTCCCGGTCCCGAGGCTCCGGCCACTCCCACGATCCCCCCACCGCTTCCATCACCCCCCACAGCTGGTCCCAGGAGAGCCTGGAGGGCAGCCCGGCCACGGAGAGGAACCTCCCGGAGGGCTGGGACCAGAGGCTGCCGCCCAAGCAGGTCCCTCTGGGAACAGCCACCGTGTTCAAGTACCCAGCCATCCCTGCCAAGCCCAAACTGTCCGGACCCGGGGCCCCCCCACTTCACGGCTCCCCAGCACTGAAGGCTTTCAGCTACCTGCACTCTCACTGCGgctccacagacctgagctctCCCAGATCTCAGGACCACAGCATGACCCTGACGCCGCCCAAGAGGCGCACGCAGAGCATGACCCGCTACGCTCTGTCGGATGGAGAGCCCGACGAGGACGACGAGGAGCACGCACTTCCTGCCGGGAACCTGCTTTCATACGCCACCCTGACCCGCAAGCCGGGCCGCAGCCAGCTGGCCCGACTCCAATCCAGTCCGGAGAAGAACGGCAACGTGGGACGCAGTCAGTCCTTCGCGGTGCGTGCCCGAAAGaagggaccccccccccccccaccaaagaGACTGAGCTCAGTGAGCAGCACCACCAGCGGGGAGCTGAGCGACAGCAGCACCTcggcggcagcagcagggggggggggcgtggtCACCAACAGCCCGGGCAGTGTGAGGAGCATCACCGCCTCCCTGGAGGGTAACACTGAGGCGACGAACCCCCCAGGACCTAAAGCAGACCTCATCCTCCAGGAGCCGcctccccacccccacatcTCTGCAGAGCAGGATTCCAGAGACGCTgctggggggaggaggagggtgcaGAGTGAGTGCATCCCCACTCAGACCAGAACCGAGCCAGACTGGGGGGGGAAATCTgactcagaggaggaggactcCAAAGGTCCCAGACTGGGGGGCTCCTCCTCCCCTCAAAACAGCTCCAGCGAGTGCATCCCCTTCGCTGAGGAGGGGAACCTGACCATCAAACAGAGGCCCAAGGCCCCGGGGCCCCCCAGGGCCGAGGCCGTGCTGGAGCCCCCGCACAACCCAGGAGCCAAAATCCCAGAAGTCCCTGAGTTCAACCTGAAGGAGTCGGACACGGTGAAGAGGCGACACAAACCCAAAGACAAGGAGCAGGTGGACTCCCCTGGCCGGGGGGCCGCGGGGGGGTCCGGGTTAGAGTCCGGACACAGCAGACCGCCATCTCAGAACCAGGAGGAGCTCAGTCTGAGGATCAGTGAGGCTGGTCTGGAGAGATCCGCCAGTCCGGCTACAGGGTCCCCCGTCAGACCACCACTGTCCCCAAAGCCTCctgctgttgccccaaaacCGGTTCGACACAGTCTGCTGGTCGCACAAGGtgacgcacacagacatacacagacacacacagacacacacaccttgaaTATTTCAGTCCAACCTcctgttgtctctgtctcctcagcagctggacctggactctcCTCTGTGACGGTCAGTGTGGTCCAGAGTGTGGCCTttgcctccccctcctctccggTCCAGGGCCCCTCAGCTCTAACAGCGGCCCCTGGTCCGGGCCCCGGCCTGCCCCCGGTCCCTCAGAGTCCCTCTCTGGCAGCAACAAGACCTcaggtgtgtgtggtgggtcCAGGTCTCCCCCCCGAGGCCTCTGGGGGGACTGAGGTGGTCCAGCAGAGACTGGATGAGACCAGCACGTCTCTGGCTGCAGCTCTGAAGGCGGTGGAGAGAAAACTGAACCTGGAGGACTCGGACAGGTAAGACCTTCCAGACAACAcgggttgtgtgtctgtttttgtgcattaACGTGTTGTGTGTCTCCCAACAGCGGAGCAAACACAGTGAAGTCTGCAGGGACCATCCTGGACGACATCGGCAACATGTTCGATGACCTCGCCGACCAGCTGGACGCCATGTTGGACTGAAgaccaaataaacacacaccaccagcTTCAACCTCAGGAAGAATCACAGACGGAGAAACGGGGGATGATGGAGGACCCCCCAACAGTGAACTTAATCTCTACTGGGCTTCCTCAGCAGGGCTCAGATCGGATCTCCAGGGTGACTGAGACTTAAACCTTCAAATCAAGCAAAGAGACTGGACCAGCCCACTGAGGGGGGGCAGatcattatatattattattgattattgttAAACACgtgaagttttattttgtggacaCGACAGAGAGCTGAAGACCTGACATCAGTTCCTGTTGGAGGTTTCAGGTTCCTCCAACTTGAGGCCTGGTCCGAGTGTCAAATAAACCCAGAACCCACGACCCTGTGAGTTAGCCGTCTCTGAGCTGAAGGAACTGATCTGGACCATCCAGACCAAAACCATCAGTGTACGTGCGTCATCACTGGAGCCAATCAGAACTGACATTGGGTGGGGGCGGGGACAACCTGGACTTGTCTCAGTCAatcacaaagagacaaacaacccaTCACACGATTTAAAGTTAATTCACCTCATGGGGAAGGCccagctgcccccccaccccttacCTGACCATCCTCACCCTCCAGTCTCTGAGGCGAAGCCTTCAGTTTGTGAtctgtctgtcggccatcttgtttttttaacttggtATTAGGAAGAGAAGGTGGCtctgattgggtggtccagtctgttggtcacacagtagccccgcccctagcccctcccctcctctgaatggagcatcatttaaaaatgaacatcagtatttcagactgagaccataaactcatcagggaggaggaggggcataAAAATGATTTCTCATTCAGCGTGTTTCTCTTCAGCTCTCTGTTCATCATGTCTGCTCAtttcaaattcacatttctaatatttaaaagaaagtCTATTTTATACGGATGTTATTAACCTTGTGTAGTTATTCCCAGTGTGTTCCTTTCTACACGTGTGTGTTGATGAAAATGCTCAAAGGGAAGTTCCACACATGCTGTTAGTTTTTGTGTACAGAGGAAGAAGACGTGacatacaaaatattttttgatatttaaattaGAGTGATCTAAATGTAGCAGATATTCAACCAAAGTCTTTGTACAGATGGGACGTTTatgaaaagttgtgtttctttggtgTGTCGGGTCGCCTCCATGTTGTCCTGATCACAGTatggaaaatttaaaaagctccattaaaaagaaatcaaaaagtCAGACGTGTCTACATTCACAGGGAGCGAACCGACGACTCAGCCAGGACGTCACTGTGGCCCCGCCCCTAGCCCCTCCGAGCCTCCGTAGTTCAGCTCCTTTCATTCTGATCGTCTTCCGCCTTCGGGTGGCGTGTGACGTCATAGCCGGAAACCAGAGCCAGAGCGGGACCACGTGACCAACGTCTCGACGTAATCCTTGCGGCGAAGACGAGAAGCCACGTGACTGCTGGGTTCTCTTTTCCGGGATCGCGACCAGCGGCCACGCCCACAAACCTGCAGCTGGTCGAACGAGACAGGATCGGACCCGGAGTGTCCAGACCAGGTAAGACCTGCaggacccggacccggaccgGGACTCCGGTCAGAGGAACTTCCTCTGACTTTTCCCTCCGTTGTCACGACATGTCGCACTGTGGCCCGGATCGTTGTGTGTAAATGATATTTATGATCCAATGATCCACATCTGAAGAAAAGCCGTCACAGTGACGTCATGCCTCTAAAACGGACTCTGCTCCCTGAAGGTGGTTTCAGGAAGTTGACTTGTATAAATTCAGAGCTGAATCAaacctccttccttcttttggGTTCTTTTCCCTCAAACTGAAAGCGGAggctttattttttctgttgtcttcaGGGACCTTCAGGTAAAAGCTCTCAGATTCAGACTTGGTCCTGTGTgtcgttgtgtgtctgtgggcaGTGGGTGCGTCTTTGTGCATACCTGAGGTTtagtcagaaacacacagagaagctgAACCGGTTCAgaggtgattttgttttgagcaaaataaaaagttcaAGGAAAAAATCTGTCCACGTGTCCCTTCAGGCTTTAGTCCACGTCATGTCCAAGAAGGCAGGAAACCGCGGCCTGGAGCCGGACGTCCTGGTGGAGGCGTCCATCATCCGGATCCCGCCTCATCACTACATCCACGTTCTGGACCAGAACACCAACATCGCCCGGGTGGAGATCGGACCGCTCACCTACATCCGTCAGGACAACGAGAGGTGAGGGACCGTGTGATGATGTTTCTGTTGGCGCAGGACCCAGAGAGGAAGTGGGGATTTTCACTTTAAACCCACTTCCTGTCTCACCTCCAGATTTACTGAGCCTGATTATCTCTGTTCGTCactgacagaaactgctgatcCGATCACATGACTCAGGGTTAATGTCATTACTGATGTGTTCCCTGACCGTTTTTCTGGCGATCGAGTTTCATTTtaccagacacacaaacgcatcaCCAACACCGACGAAGAAGAAAAGCTCCGTGTTGGCTGAGCTGGAGCAACATTATCTTAGATGTCCTTCGTCCAGCATTCCTGTTTTGTGTGGTGAGTTTGTGCGTAGTGtgaaattctgctgttttttccccAGAGTGCTTTTCTTACCCGTTCGTATGATCATGGTGCCGCCGCGTCACTACTGCGTGGTCGTCAACCCCGTGTCCCGTGACGCTGACGGGCAGGTCCTGTTCGACACAGCAGGTCAGGCCAAGCTTCGCCACGCTGACCTGGAGATCCGTCTGACCCAGGACCCGTTTCCTCTGTACCCTGGAGAGGAGATCCAGCAGGTCTTTAAAAAACCCGGTTTTATTAGGACgtcacacttcctgctgtgtGAGGGTTTGTGTCTGACGGACGGCGTTTTGTGTTGCAGGACGTGACGCCACTGCAGATCGTGTACCCGGACACGGCGCTGCGTCTCCAGGCGCTGCTGGACTTCGAGGAGGACGGCGGAGAGAATAGGGTGGCGGGAGATGAGTGGCTGTTTGAAGGACCAGGTACGTTTCTTCAGAGTCCAGGCCCGTCTGTGCAGACCAGACTTATACAGCAGAGTGAGTAGAAGGGCGGCGAGTTGTGTAGAAGTGATTGTTGTGAGTCTGTGagatgtgtgtctttgtgtgaaccTCAGGGACCTACATCCCCAGGAAGGAGGTGGCTGTTCTGGAGACCATCAAGGCCACCGTGATCAGAGAGAACCAGGCCATCAGACTGAGAGCTCGCAAGGAGGGAGTGGACAGGGGCGGAGTCCACAGAGTCACAGGTAACACACAACCGCACACACAATATTCGCAATTCAAATATTGTTCACTTGCAGTCTGATTACCTGACAACAACCATTAGAGTCTTCagttaaatgtctgtgtgtgttgtcaggtGAGGAGTGGTTGGTCAGTAAGGTGGGGGCGTACCTTCCAGGCGCTCACGAGGAAGTCATTGACATCGTGAACGCTTTCATCCTAACTGACAAGGTGACCCGTCTATGATGTCGCATATTTTATTATTcgtccaccttcagactgttcGGACCTTCAGTATCGTCTTCTCGTCCTTTTTCCTGCAGAAAGCGCTTCATGTTCGGGCTCTGCGCGCATTCAGAGACGTTGGCGGTCGAGACCGTCGTACCGGGGAGGAGTGGCTGGTCACCATGAGCGACAGGGAGGCTCACATCCCCTCGGTGTCGGAGGAGGTGGTGGGCGTGGTCAACGTGACCACTCTGAGCAGCAGGCAGTACTGTGTGGTCCTGGATCCAGTTGGGCCTGATGGGAAACCTCAGCTGGGCCAGAAGAGGGTGGTGAAGGTGACCCGTCCAGAACATCATTCATTCAAGAAATCAGATAATAAGTTACAAATCCAGTTTAAACCAGCTTTAACTCGTTTTCTGACCATAAAAATGAACACCCACTCGTTTTTAAGTTATTAATACGGTTTATAGTTTATAGATTTTTATGCAGATTTTGAAgaattttttgtttctgtacCTAAAGTTTTCTAAACCTGGCTTTCTGTATTTACACCgatcaacttcctgtttgtctgcgTCAGGGCGAGCGCTCGTTTTTCCTCCAGCCTGGCGAGCACCTTGAACACGGCATCCAGGACGTGTACGTGCTGTCGGAGGAGGAAGGTCTGGTGCTGAGAGCCGTGGAGGCGTTCAATGACACCCAAGAGGTGAGAAGCATCTGAGCAGCCGATGTCAGACCCAGCTAGTTTCCGTGGTAACCTGTTctcacaggaacaggaagtggatcatGCTGTTGTCAGACGTTTGAGGCGTCTTCCTTTTTACggctgctctcttcttctctcccttcttACCTGCGGCTTTAACTCCGCCTTCTCTCATTATGACTCCACCCATGTTCCCTCTCTTTGTTCACTTCCTCCTTCTACTCcttgggttttatttttctgttagcGCCTTTCTCCAATCCCGtctcctcctccgtctcctcctccgtctcctcctccgcCCCTCCAATGCCTCACCCCATTGACTCCCCTCTCCgccttcctcccctctctccctctctctctctgccagcaagaggaggaaatggatgatgacgacgatgagCCGGTGCAGGAGCGGGTCAAACGCTCTCGGAGGAGCGGGATCCTCCGTCGCCCTGGAGACCGCTGGATGCTGCGGGGTCCCATCGAGTACGTCCCTCCGGCAACTGTGGAGGTGGTGCTGAGGCGTCAGGCCATCCCGCTGGACGAGAATGAGGGGATCTACGTCAGGGACATCAAGACCGGAAAGGTACCGGTTCCCCGTCAGAGTCCGTGTTGGTCTTGGCGAATGATCCTGACCCTCTTTGCCCCGCCCCTGTTAGGTTCGTGCGGTGATTGGCCACACCTACATGCTGACTCAGGACGAGGAGCTGTGGCAGAAGGAGCTTCCTCCTAAAGTGGACGCCCTCCTGGCTTCGCCTCTGGACCCACTTGCTGACCGCTCTGACCGGACCATCACCGGAGACGGCCGGCCCAGGGACAAGACCCGGGTCGTGTCCTACAGGGTCCCCCACAACGCCGCTGTCCAGGTGTACGACTACAGGGAGAAGAGAGCCAGGTGGGACGCAGGTTTCCTGTTTTGATGGTGGATGGGCGGGGGGGAACGTTCTTTCAACCAGCTGCTGTGGTCTGGTCTCAGGGTGGTCTTCGGTCCAGAGTTGGTGATGCTGGGTCCTGATGAGCAGTTCACGGTGCTGTCGCTGTCCGGAGACAAACCGAAGAGAGCCAACGTCATCAAGgctgtctgcctgctgctggGGCCGGACTTCTTCACCGACATCATCACTATCGAGACGGGGGACCACGCCcgcctgcagctgcagctgtcatACAACTGGTAACgggtcaaatcaaatcaaatcaaatcagatttatttgtatagcgccaaatcataacaaagttacatcaaggcactttacatatagagcaggtctagaccaaactctttataaatttatttaaagagaccaacagatcccctgatgagcaggaaaaacttcctttaagaggcagaaacctcgagcagaaccaggctgggggggggggggcatctgcctcgactggttgggttgaaaaagagagagagagagagagagagagagagagagagaggcattggggggaggggggggtgtaggcaggaacatgttgctgcatgaagttcaatTGATCaatgaaggtcaaaggtcagagacaCTGGCCATTCATCTAATGgggcttttactgtgaaaatccAGACCCTCAGTGTTCCTCTCTCTTCAGGCACTTTGACATCAAGTTACCCGCCGACCCCGCCGAGGCAGCCACTCTGTTTTCAGTGCCCGACTTTGTTGGTGACGCCTGCAAGGCTATCGCTTCTCAGGTCAGAGGAGCCGTCGCCTCCGTCCAGTTCGATGATTTCCACAAGGTGAGATTTCACTGCGAGGGCCCAAAAACACTCCTGAAGTGGACGTGGAACAGGCCGTGACTCTTCTTTTATTCGTGCAGAACTCAAACCGGATCATTTCATCGGCGGTCTTCGGCTTCGACGAGAAGATGGCGGTCCGTCCCAATCTTCGTTTCAGCCAGAACAACCTTGTGATCAGCAGCGTGGacatccagtctgtggagcccGTGGACCAGAGGACACGGGACGCCCTGCAGAAGAGCGTCCAGCTCGCCATCGAGATCACCACCAACTCCCAGGAGGCCGCAGCTCGGTccgaaatacacacacacactgctgctgttttctgttggttttgAAGCTGAAggttctttttgtgtttgcgGCTTGCAGCCACGAGGCGGAGCGTCTGGAGCAGGAAGCTCGGGGGAAGCTGGAGAGGCAGCGAATCACAGACCAGGCCGAGGCAGAGCGAGCCAggaaggagctgctggagctggaagCTCTGAGGTGACATCTGGGTCCATCTGGGTTCAGCAGGATTCACTGTGAACACACGTCCACAGCAGGTACAaataaataagtgtgtgtgtgtgtgtgtgtgtgtgtgtgtgtgtgtgtgtgtgtgtgtgtgtgtgtgtgtgtgcgcgttgcagtgctgctgtggagaGCACCGGAGCAGCGAAGGCAGAGGCTCAGTCTCGGGCGGAGGCGGCTCGTATTCAGGGGGAGGCGGCCGTGAACGAAGCCAAACTGAAGGCCGAGGCTCAGATGATTGAGACGGTGTGTTCTGTCTTCCTGTTCCTGAAAAATCAGACTATGAGCTTCTCTTCTGATTGGACAAATTAAACTAATCCAAAGGACATTGCTTGGCTGTCAGAGCTTTCATCACTGTCTCGTGGTTTTCATTTGACAGTTCAAGTTTCCTATTCGTGTCACCACCAGCAGATGACatgttttgtgtgcgtgtgcgcgtgcaGGAGGCGGAGCTCCTGCGCCTGGTGAAGGCCCGTGAGCAGGAGCTGAGCTATAAGAAGCAGATGGATGGTCTGGAGGTGGAGAAGCAGCAGCGTCTGGCTCACATTGAGAGTCAGCGCTTCAGTAAGATGGTGGAGAGTTTGGGCAGCGACACGCTGAAGGAGATCGCCAGAGCCGGGCCggagctgcaggtctgaggaTGGCACGCTGTGAGTTTCCCCCTCTGACCGCCTGCACCGGCAGGAACTGactgtctgtttctgctctctctggTCCTCCAGGTGAAGATGCTGCAGGCTCTGGGCCTG is part of the Echeneis naucrates chromosome 8, fEcheNa1.1, whole genome shotgun sequence genome and harbors:
- the LOC115048183 gene encoding caskin-2 isoform X3, which produces MGKEQDLLQAVKTGDLLSTQKLLSKLKTNRNKLLGSTKRLNVNYQDSDGFSALHHAALTGTTELLSALLEAQATVDIKDSNGMRPLHYAAWQGKAESVLMLLRSGASVNGVSLDGHIPLHLAAQYGHYEVSEMLLQHQSNPCLVNKAKKTPLDLACEFGRVKVAQLLLSSNMVVALLEGERKEPTDSAFTTPLHLAARNGHKDIIRLLLKAGIDINKTTKSGTALHEASLYGKTEVVRLLLDAGVDVNIRNTYNQTALDIVNQFTTSHASKDIKQLLRDATGVLQVRALKDYWNLHDPTALNIRAGDIITVLEQHMDGRWKGHIHDSPRGMDRVGFFPPSIVEVISRRNGGTLSRHASLPTQRQQLLSRAPLSSSLSSAPQTDDSYTLYAPPTHVVLPLANGLTTGTAGDRNSVGSTGSVGSTRSAGSGQSSESNTAPNGLQHHAGHHDNKPLPPAADCGPSDLSRPHQDHPAGGTARRQTATLQRPGEQNFSQQFVRPQQLLEGKDAEAIFQWLSEFQLEQYTGSFLSAGYDVLTISRMTPEDLTAIGVTKPGHRKKISIEINNLNIPEWLPEYIPSDLGEWLSAIGLPQYHKKLSENGYDSISIVKDLTWEDLQEIGITKLGHQKKLMLAVKKLCDIQRAILQAESCQGTLRRKGPGALHLVAIEPPDSAGESSSPHTPKMSTFQDSELSAELQTAMSSHYGDCEEDLSIKSVVGMSQSQESIDSRSRGSGHSHDPPTASITPHSWSQESLEGSPATERNLPEGWDQRLPPKQVPLGTATVFKYPAIPAKPKLSGPGAPPLHGSPALKAFSYLHSHCGSTDLSSPRSQDHSMTLTPPKRRTQSMTRYALSDGEPDEDDEEHALPAGNLLSYATLTRKPGRSQLARLQSSPEKNGNVGRSQSFAVRARKKGPPPPPPKRLSSVSSTTSGELSDSSTSAAAAGGGGVVTNSPGSVRSITASLEGNTEATNPPGPKADLILQEPPPHPHISAEQDSRDAAGGRRRVQSECIPTQTRTEPDWGGKSDSEEEDSKGPRLGGSSSPQNSSSECIPFAEEGNLTIKQRPKAPGPPRAEAVLEPPHNPGAKIPEVPEFNLKESDTVKRRHKPKDKEQVDSPGRGAAGGSGLESGHSRPPSQNQEELSLRISEAGLERSASPATGSPVRPPLSPKPPAVAPKPVRHSLLVAQAAGPGLSSVTVSVVQSVAFASPSSPVQGPSALTAAPGPGPGLPPVPQSPSLAATRPQVCVVGPGLPPEASGGTEVVQQRLDETSTSLAAALKAVERKLNLEDSDSGANTVKSAGTILDDIGNMFDDLADQLDAMLD
- the LOC115048183 gene encoding caskin-2 isoform X2 gives rise to the protein MGKEQDLLQAVKTGDLLSTQKLLSKLKTNRNKLLGSTKRLNVNYQDSDGFSALHHAALTGTTELLSALLEAQATVDIKDSNGMRPLHYAAWQGKAESVLMLLRSGASVNGVSLDGHIPLHLAAQYGHYEVSEMLLQHQSNPCLVNKAKKTPLDLACEFGRVKVAQLLLSSNMVVALLEGERKEPTDSAFTTPLHLAARNGHKDIIRLLLKAGIDINKTTKSGTALHEASLYGKTEVVRLLLDAGVDVNIRNTYNQTALDIVNQFTTSHASKDIKQLLRDATGVLQVRALKDYWNLHDPTALNIRAGDIITVLEQHMDGRWKGHIHDSPRGMDRVGFFPPSIVEVISRRNGGTLSRHASLPTQRQQLLSRAPLSSSLSSAPQTDDSYTLYAPPTHVVLPLANGLTTGTGPSPSRLSQSGCPFEDIWVLRDSCHAGDRNSVGSTGSVGSTRSAGSGQSSESNTAPNGLQHHAGHHDNKPLPPAADCGPSDLSRPHQDHPAGGTARRQTATLQRPGEQNFSQQFVRPQQLLEGKDAEAIFQWLSEFQLEQYTGSFLSAGYDVLTISRMTPEDLTAIGVTKPGHRKKISIEINNLNIPEWLPEYIPSDLGEWLSAIGLPQYHKKLSENGYDSISIVKDLTWEDLQEIGITKLGHQKKLMLAVKKLCDIQRAILQAESCQGTLRRKGPGALHLVAIEPPDSAGESSSPHTPKMSTFQDSELSAELQTAMSSHYGDCEEDLSIKSVVGMSQSQESIDSRSRGSGHSHDPPTASITPHSWSQESLEGSPATERNLPEGWDQRLPPKQVPLGTATVFKYPAIPAKPKLSGPGAPPLHGSPALKAFSYLHSHCGSTDLSSPRSQDHSMTLTPPKRRTQSMTRYALSDGEPDEDDEEHALPAGNLLSYATLTRKPGRSQLARLQSSPEKNGNVGRSQSFAVRARKKGPPPPPPKRLSSVSSTTSGELSDSSTSAAAAGGGGVVTNSPGSVRSITASLEGNTEATNPPGPKADLILQEPPPHPHISAEQDSRDAAGGRRRVQSECIPTQTRTEPDWGGKSDSEEEDSKGPRLGGSSSPQNSSSECIPFAEEGNLTIKQRPKAPGPPRAEAVLEPPHNPGAKIPEVPEFNLKESDTVKRRHKPKDKEQVDSPGRGAAGGSGLESGHSRPPSQNQEELSLRISEAGLERSASPATGSPVRPPLSPKPPAVAPKPVRHSLLVAQAGPGLSSVTVSVVQSVAFASPSSPVQGPSALTAAPGPGPGLPPVPQSPSLAATRPQVCVVGPGLPPEASGGTEVVQQRLDETSTSLAAALKAVERKLNLEDSDSGANTVKSAGTILDDIGNMFDDLADQLDAMLD
- the LOC115048183 gene encoding caskin-2 isoform X4, whose product is MGKEQDLLQAVKTGDLLSTQKLLSKLKTNRNKLLGSTKRLNVNYQDSDGFSALHHAALTGTTELLSALLEAQATVDIKDSNGMRPLHYAAWQGKAESVLMLLRSGASVNGVSLDGHIPLHLAAQYGHYEVSEMLLQHQSNPCLVNKAKKTPLDLACEFGRVKVAQLLLSSNMVVALLEGERKEPTDSAFTTPLHLAARNGHKDIIRLLLKAGIDINKTTKSGTALHEASLYGKTEVVRLLLDAGVDVNIRNTYNQTALDIVNQFTTSHASKDIKQLLRDATGVLQVRALKDYWNLHDPTALNIRAGDIITVLEQHMDGRWKGHIHDSPRGMDRVGFFPPSIVEVISRRNGPSPSRLSQSGCPFEDIWVLRDSCHAGDRNSVGSTGSVGSTRSAGSGQSSESNTAPNGLQHHAGHHDNKPLPPAADCGPSDLSRPHQDHPAGGTARRQTATLQRPGEQNFSQQFVRPQQLLEGKDAEAIFQWLSEFQLEQYTGSFLSAGYDVLTISRMTPEDLTAIGVTKPGHRKKISIEINNLNIPEWLPEYIPSDLGEWLSAIGLPQYHKKLSENGYDSISIVKDLTWEDLQEIGITKLGHQKKLMLAVKKLCDIQRAILQAESCQGTLRRKGPGALHLVAIEPPDSAGESSSPHTPKMSTFQDSELSAELQTAMSSHYGDCEEDLSIKSVVGMSQSQESIDSRSRGSGHSHDPPTASITPHSWSQESLEGSPATERNLPEGWDQRLPPKQVPLGTATVFKYPAIPAKPKLSGPGAPPLHGSPALKAFSYLHSHCGSTDLSSPRSQDHSMTLTPPKRRTQSMTRYALSDGEPDEDDEEHALPAGNLLSYATLTRKPGRSQLARLQSSPEKNGNVGRSQSFAVRARKKGPPPPPPKRLSSVSSTTSGELSDSSTSAAAAGGGGVVTNSPGSVRSITASLEGNTEATNPPGPKADLILQEPPPHPHISAEQDSRDAAGGRRRVQSECIPTQTRTEPDWGGKSDSEEEDSKGPRLGGSSSPQNSSSECIPFAEEGNLTIKQRPKAPGPPRAEAVLEPPHNPGAKIPEVPEFNLKESDTVKRRHKPKDKEQVDSPGRGAAGGSGLESGHSRPPSQNQEELSLRISEAGLERSASPATGSPVRPPLSPKPPAVAPKPVRHSLLVAQAAGPGLSSVTVSVVQSVAFASPSSPVQGPSALTAAPGPGPGLPPVPQSPSLAATRPQVCVVGPGLPPEASGGTEVVQQRLDETSTSLAAALKAVERKLNLEDSDSGANTVKSAGTILDDIGNMFDDLADQLDAMLD
- the LOC115048183 gene encoding caskin-2 isoform X1; amino-acid sequence: MGKEQDLLQAVKTGDLLSTQKLLSKLKTNRNKLLGSTKRLNVNYQDSDGFSALHHAALTGTTELLSALLEAQATVDIKDSNGMRPLHYAAWQGKAESVLMLLRSGASVNGVSLDGHIPLHLAAQYGHYEVSEMLLQHQSNPCLVNKAKKTPLDLACEFGRVKVAQLLLSSNMVVALLEGERKEPTDSAFTTPLHLAARNGHKDIIRLLLKAGIDINKTTKSGTALHEASLYGKTEVVRLLLDAGVDVNIRNTYNQTALDIVNQFTTSHASKDIKQLLRDATGVLQVRALKDYWNLHDPTALNIRAGDIITVLEQHMDGRWKGHIHDSPRGMDRVGFFPPSIVEVISRRNGGTLSRHASLPTQRQQLLSRAPLSSSLSSAPQTDDSYTLYAPPTHVVLPLANGLTTGTGPSPSRLSQSGCPFEDIWVLRDSCHAGDRNSVGSTGSVGSTRSAGSGQSSESNTAPNGLQHHAGHHDNKPLPPAADCGPSDLSRPHQDHPAGGTARRQTATLQRPGEQNFSQQFVRPQQLLEGKDAEAIFQWLSEFQLEQYTGSFLSAGYDVLTISRMTPEDLTAIGVTKPGHRKKISIEINNLNIPEWLPEYIPSDLGEWLSAIGLPQYHKKLSENGYDSISIVKDLTWEDLQEIGITKLGHQKKLMLAVKKLCDIQRAILQAESCQGTLRRKGPGALHLVAIEPPDSAGESSSPHTPKMSTFQDSELSAELQTAMSSHYGDCEEDLSIKSVVGMSQSQESIDSRSRGSGHSHDPPTASITPHSWSQESLEGSPATERNLPEGWDQRLPPKQVPLGTATVFKYPAIPAKPKLSGPGAPPLHGSPALKAFSYLHSHCGSTDLSSPRSQDHSMTLTPPKRRTQSMTRYALSDGEPDEDDEEHALPAGNLLSYATLTRKPGRSQLARLQSSPEKNGNVGRSQSFAVRARKKGPPPPPPKRLSSVSSTTSGELSDSSTSAAAAGGGGVVTNSPGSVRSITASLEGNTEATNPPGPKADLILQEPPPHPHISAEQDSRDAAGGRRRVQSECIPTQTRTEPDWGGKSDSEEEDSKGPRLGGSSSPQNSSSECIPFAEEGNLTIKQRPKAPGPPRAEAVLEPPHNPGAKIPEVPEFNLKESDTVKRRHKPKDKEQVDSPGRGAAGGSGLESGHSRPPSQNQEELSLRISEAGLERSASPATGSPVRPPLSPKPPAVAPKPVRHSLLVAQAAGPGLSSVTVSVVQSVAFASPSSPVQGPSALTAAPGPGPGLPPVPQSPSLAATRPQVCVVGPGLPPEASGGTEVVQQRLDETSTSLAAALKAVERKLNLEDSDSGANTVKSAGTILDDIGNMFDDLADQLDAMLD